One genomic region from Danio aesculapii chromosome 24, fDanAes4.1, whole genome shotgun sequence encodes:
- the LOC130218383 gene encoding uncharacterized protein LOC130218383 yields MLRPFFLKEPLESSSPDSIIRAVGDLLEKTMKPNSEINAFRRLRIFSGMVPTPPGEESLEHWLAQAYLMVEECNCSNREKRTRIVESLRGPALDIIQAVRLNNKDANALEYLEALENTFGTSESGEDLYFAFRAMHQQKGEKLSDFVQRLDRALRKVVKRGGVSSRRMDQVRLEQLVRGSSESDLILVHLRLRERKETPPTFLQLLNEIREEEEYDASRRKLNLEVRQVQTREKKMQPTEMQELKADVKALHSRFGELTKKREIGNDQLDGALKRFSTVQGGEVEALRKQVLQLQEQVKVLTVSHATSSSKEGRKLESKTHSSQNRRSQSSDNSSEFFCYRCGEDGHFANKCTSPEDLTKVIQKLIRALRKSKGDKESERKASASMANYSVRRGAVDSCSPNSIPEGLVGPSTFIDVAIEGQLCKALLDSGSRVTIVFESWYKKHIPHIQIQPLTNLAIWGLSDSNYPYRGFVSVDVAFFTPEGEEKEKLALLALVCPDPKSPDPVSVILGTNTPKFQALLAQCEELDNDGVVRSLRILPYELETCEQILLSGSLAKDDTVGHVMWLGPGPLSIPPRSTGYAVCQVKQVQSLGNEILVVENMEDKKLPAGVLVPSLVMTPSNLDVKNFILPLHNDSQKETAIPVGTPLAQVYTVDVATVPLTSKFPQTFVDPHMFNFGDSPIPEPWKARLIKKMSERSSVFSVDEWDVGLAKNVEHHIRLSDSKPFRERSRRIAPADIDDVRRHLQELLVAGIIKESRSPYASPIVIVRKKNGRVRMCIDYRTLNSRTIPDQYTMPRIDDVLDCLSGSKWFTVLDLRSGYYQIAVSEADKEKTAFICPLGFFQFERMPQGVSGAPATFQRLMEATVGDMNLLQCLVYLDDLIVFGRTLEEHEERLLKVLGRLEESGLKLSLEKCQFCQARVKYLGHIVSAEGISTDPEKVRAVLNWPKPTDLKSLRSFLGFCGYYRRFIANYSSIVRPLTELTKGYPPAQKKGKIDVLGKNSYFRESDSFGERWDHTCDESFTRIIHCLTNAPVLAFADPSKPYVLHVDASLNGLGAVLNQEYPEGLRPVAFASRKLSRSEQNYPIHQLEFLALKWAIVDKFHDYLYGAKFTVRTDNNPLTYVLTSAKLNATGHRWLAALSTYDFNVQYKPGKNNVDADLLSRNAQELQEEWETIPPSGIKALCHQVSVVKADDPPRFIDQLGAPPDAIPDVFLLPLILKSVLWNN; encoded by the coding sequence ATGTTGAGGCCCTTTTTCCTAAAGGAGCCTTTAGAAAGCAGTTCTCCTGATAGCATCATCAGGGCAGTGGGAGATTTGTTAGAAAAAACAATGAAGCCAAACAGTGAAATTAATGCATTTAGACGCTTGCGGATCTTTTCTGGTATGGTTCCTACCCCCCCTGGAGAAGAAAGTTTAGAGCATTGGTTGGCACAGGCTTACTTGATGGTTGAAGAATGTAATTGTTCAAATCGGGAGAAACGGACCAGAATAGTTGAAAGCTTGAGAGGACCCGCTTTGGATATAATACAGGCAGTGAGGTTAAATAACAAGGATGCAAATGCTTTAGAGTATTTAGAAGCTTTAGAGAACACATTTGGCACCTCTGAGTCTGGAGAGGACCTATATTTTGCTTTTCGGGCTATGCACCAACAGAAAGGTGAAAAACTTTCAGATTTTGTACAGAGGTTAGATCGAGCTCTCAGAAAAGTTGTAAAGAGAGGAGGTGTGTCTTCTCGACGCATGGACCAGGTTAGACTTGAACAGCTTGTGCGAGGCTCATCTGAGTCTGACTTGATTCTAGTACACCTCCGTCTGCGAGAAAGAAAAGAGACACCTCccacctttttgcagttattaaatGAGATAAGAGAGGAGGAAGAGTATGACGCTTCCCGCCGCAAATTAAATCTTGAAGTGAGACAGGTTCAGActagagagaaaaaaatgcaaCCCACTGAAATGCAGGAGTTAAAAGCAGATGTAAAAGCTTTGCACTCTCGGTTTGGGGAGTTGACTAAAAAGCGAGAAATAGGAAATGACCAACTGGATGGAGCTCTAAAGAGGTTTAGTACAGTGCAGGGCGGTGAGGTTGAAGCTTTACGGAAACAGGTGCTCCAACTTCAAGAACAAGTTAAAGTATTGACAGTCTCACATGCTACTTCCTCATCGAAAGAAGGGAGAAAACTAGAGAGTAAAACCCATTCCAGTCAAAATCGTAGGTCTCAGTCATCAGACAATTCGTCTGAATTTTTTTGTTATCGATGCGGTGAAGATGGTCATTTTGCCAACAAGTGTACCTCTCCTGAAGATTTAACCAAAGTCATTCAGAAACTTATCCGCGCACTTCGTAAAAGCAAAGGTGACAAAGAATCAGAAAGAAAAGCTTCTGCTTCGATGGCAAACTATTCTGTTAGACGAGGAGCAGTAGACTCTTGTTCACCTAACTCCATTCCAGAAGGGTTAGTTGGTCCGTCTACTTTCATTGATGTGGCTATTGAGGGGCAGTTATGCAAAGCCCTCCTGGACAGCGGTTCACGTGTCACAATTGTGTTTGAGAGCTGGTATAAGAAACACATTCCTCACATTCAGATACAGCCACTTACAAACCTTGCTATATGGGGTCTTAGTGATTCCAATTATCCTTATAGAGGGTTTGTGTCTGTGGATGTTGCATTCTTCACCCCTGAgggagaagaaaaagaaaaacttgcACTCTTGGCTTTAGTATGCCCAGATCCAAAGAGTCCTGACCCGGTGTCAGTGATTCTTGGTACCAATACCCCTAAATTTCAAGCTTTGCTGGCCCAGTGTGAAGAGTTAGACAATGATGGTGTGGTTCGATCTCTAAGAATCTTACCTTATGAGTTGGAGACTTGTGAACAGATTTTGCTATCTGGTTCCTTAGCTAAGGATGACACAGTAGGACATGTGATGTGGTTAGGTCCTGGCCCATTATCCATCCCCCCTCGTAGCACTGGCTATGCTGTTTGTCAGGTAAAACAAGTCCAGTCATTAGGCAACGAAATTCTAGTAGTGGAGAATATGGAAGATAAAAAGCTTCCTGCTGGTGTGCTGGTCCCTTCTCTGGTCATGACGCCCTCCAACTTAGATGTGAAAAACTTTATACTACCGTTGCACAATGACTCCCAAAAAGAAACTGCCATCCCAGTGGGTACGCCCCTCGCTCAGGTGTATACAGTGGATGTAGCTACAGTGCCACTGACATCAAAATTTCCGCAGACATTTGTAGATCCTCATATGTTCAATTTTGGAGACTCGCCTATCCCAGAACCATGGAAGGCACGcctgataaaaaaaatgtcagaaagaTCCAGTGTTTTCTCAGTGGATGAATGGGATGTGGGGTTAGCTAAGAATGTAGAACATCACATAAGACTTAGTGACTCTAAGCCTTTCCGAGAGCGGTCTAGGCGTATTGCGCCTGCTGACATTGACGATGTTCGTCGTCACCTGCAAGAGCTTTTAGTGGCAGGCATAATTAAAGAATCCCGTAGCCCTTATGCTTCGCCAATTGTCATTGTCCGAAAGAAAAATGGTCGGGTTCGTATGTGTATTGATTATCGTACGTTAAACTCCAGAACCATTCCAGATCAATACACAATGCCCCGCATCGATGATGTTCTTGATTGTCTGTCAGGAAGTAAGTGGTTTACAGTGCTTGATTTGAGGAGTGGTTATTATCAAATTGCTGTGTCAGAGGCTGATAAGGAAAAAACCGCATTCATTTGTCCACTTGGCTTTTTCCAGTTTGAGCGAATGCCGCAGGGTGTATCTGGAGCTCCTGCGACATTTCAGCGATTAATGGAGGCCACAGTAGGAGATATGAATTTGTTGCAGTGTCTTGTGTATCTGGACGACCTCATTGTGTTTGGGAGAACACTTGAGGAGCATGAAGAGCGCCTTCTCAAGGTGTTGGGGAGATTGGAGGAGAGTGGTCTCAAATTATCACTTGAGAAGTGTCAGTTTTGTCAGGCACGAGTGAAATATTTGGGTCACATTGTGTCGGCTGAAGGGATTTCGACCGATCCTGAGAAGGTCAGGGCAGTTTTGAATTGGCCAAAACCTACTGATCTCAAGTCTTTGCGATCATTTCTTGGTTTCTGCGGGTATTATCGCCGCTTCATTGCCAACTACTCCTCTATTGTTAGACCCTTGACTGAGTTGACAAAAGGTTACCCTCCTGCCCAAAAGAAAGGGAAAATTGATGTTCTTGGAAAGAATTCTTATTTCAGGGAGTCAGATTCTTTTGGTGAGCGTTGGGATCACACTTGTGATGAATCTTTCACTAGGATCATACACTGTCTTACAAATGCTCCAGTGTTAGCATTTGCAGACCCAAGCAAACCGTATGTGCTGCATGTAGATGCAAGTTTGAATGGTTTGGGAGCAGTGCTTAACCAGGAATATCCGGAGGGATTGCGTCCTGTTGCATTTGCGAGCCGGAAATTGAGTCGGTCTGAGCAAAATTATCCCATTCATCAACTTGAGTTTCTTGCTTTGAAATGGGCCATAGTAGACAAATTTCATGATTATCTATATGGTGCCAAATTTACAGTGAGAACTGATAATAATCCCCTCACGTACGTGTTGACATCAGCAAAACTCAATGCTACTGGCCACAGGTGGTTAGCAGCTTTGAGTACCTATGACTTCAATGTTCAGTATAAACCTGGCAAGAACAATGTTGATGCAGACTTGTTATCTAGGAATGCACAGGAACTACAGGAAGAATGGGAGACTATACCACCCTCTGGTATAAAGGCCCTTTGTCATCAGGTTAGTGTGGTCAAGGCTGATGATCCTCCCAGGTTTATTGATCAGTTGGGTGCGCCTCCTGATGCGATTCCTGATGTTTTTCTTTTGCCTCTCATCTTGAAATCGGTCCTCTGGAACAACTGA